The genomic interval CAGATAAGCGGGCTGGATGTCATCCCATTTCAGGCCCGCTTTATCCAGCGCCCGCAAGACCAGCGCATGAGAGCTGGAACCCTTTTGCAGGGCGATGCGCCGGCCTTTGAGGTCTGCCAGTTGTTTGATGCCCGATGCCTTGAGCACAAGAATCGCCGCGGCCTGGGGCTTGGCGGGCTCGTAACCCACGTACACCAGCTTGCTGCCGCTGGCTTGCGAGAACAGCGGCGGGGTGTCGCCGGTCATGCCAAAGTCCACCGAGCCGGCGTTGAGCGCTTCAAGCAGTTGCGGGCCGGCGGGGAACTCCACCCACTTCACGGTCAGGCCCGGTTTTTGTTCCAGCACGCCACGGCTTTTGAGCACGATCAGGTTGAATGAGCTTTTCTGGTAGCCAATGCGCAACTCCTGCGCCCAGGCCGGCAAAGTGGCGACGAGGGCGAGGGTTGCAATGGCCAGCCAGCGGCCCGGTTTGGTCAGTCGCATCATCGTCGGCACTTACTTGATCAACGCGTCTTGTACTTTCACGGCCACCGGGATCAAACCCAGATCGTGGAAAGTGTCAGCGATTTTCTGCTGCTGGCCTGCCACTTGCGGCGTGATTGGCTGCAGACCCATGGTGTTGCGCGGCAGCGTGGCGTTGACCACGTCCAGCGGCAGACCAATCTGTTGCGACAGTTCTTTGGCGGCCTCAGCGTTATTGGCATTGGCCCATTGATCGGTGGCTTGCAGTTCACCCAGCAGCGTTTTGGCGACGGCAGGCTGAGTGGTGATGAACTTGCGGGCGGCCAGGATGAACTGATAGTTGTTCACCAGACCCTTGCCATCACGCAGGGTGCGTACCGGCAACTGGGCTTCGGCGGCGGCCAGGTAGGGGTCCCAGATTACCCAGGCATCGACTGCGCCTTTGGCAAAGGCGGCGCGGGCATCGGCCGGCGGCAGGTACACGGTCTGGATATCCGACGGCTTGAGGCCAGCCTCTTCCAGCGCGCGCACCAACAGGTAATGTACGTTGGAGCCCTTGTTCAGCGCCACTTTCTTGCCCTTCAGGTCTTTCACCGATTTGATCGGTGAATCCTTGGCCACAAGGATGGCTTCAGCCGACGGGGCCGGCGGTTCAAATGCCACGTACACCAGTTGCGCGCCGGCAGCCTGGGCAAACACCGGCGGGGCCTCGCCCGTCAGGCCGAAATCCACCGCGCCGACGTTCAGCGCTTCAAGCAGTTGCGGGCCGCCGGGGAACTCGGTCCAGGTTACTTTCCAGCCCTGGCTTTCCAGTTTTTTCTCCAGCGTGCCGCGCGCTTTCAAGAGCGTGAAGACGCCGTATTTCTGATAGCCAATGCGCAAGGTCTGGTCGGCGGCTTGTGCCGGGGTGGTCAGCGCCAGGCCCAGTACCAGCGGGGCGAGGGCGGCAAAAAGTTTGCGTAGCATGGATGTCTCCGGAGCGGTCAATGTATTGGTTTTGGTCTGGATCAATTACAGGCTGACTTTGCCCAGGCGCAGTTGCGCGTGCAGGGTGTCAGGGTCGAGCTGGACATGGCCGGGGTTGGGCAAGTGGGCAATGAAGCGGGCCAGTGCCACATGCAGGCGATCGTCGATCTCGGGCGAGAGCTGCAGGATGTCGCCCTCCCAGGTCAGCTCTTTGTCGGTGGCATAGATGCCGCCCAGCACGTGGCGGGCCTTGAGTGCGGTCAGCACCGGCTGCAGGGCGTAATCCACCGCCAGCATGTGCGCCGGGCTGCCGCCGGTGGCCAGCGGCAAGACCACGTGATGCGCCAGCGCACGCTCTGGGAGCACATCAAGCACGACTTTGAGCGCACCGCTGTACGCTGCCTTGTAGACCGGGGTACTCACCAGCACGCCATCAGCGCTGGAAATGGCGTCTTGCAGACGGGCAATGGCGGGGTGATCAAACTGCGCGTAGAGCAGCGCATCCGCCGGGAAATCAGCCAGCGAAAAAGACTGGATGGTGATGCCTTGCTGCACCAGCACCTGCGCGGCGCGGTTCAACAGCCCCTGAGAGCGGGAACGCGCACTGGGACTACCGGAAAGAGTCACGACCACGGGCATTTAAATTCCTTTTCGAGCTATCAGGTTGGTTTGATGTGTCGATTCGGGAATTTAAAGCGCTATCCTTATTTCTACAAAGACTTTCGGATGTTCTTTTTATTCTATATTGAGATATAGAAGAATGTGGTTATAAGGAAATCGCATCAAGCGGTGATAGGGCGATACGCGAATGCAGACATAAAAAAACCGGCCGCTGCGCCATGGCAGCTGGCCGGTTGTATCCGGTACGCAGGGTGGTCAGT from Silvimonas iriomotensis carries:
- a CDS encoding sulfonate ABC transporter substrate-binding protein; the encoded protein is MMRLTKPGRWLAIATLALVATLPAWAQELRIGYQKSSFNLIVLKSRGVLEQKPGLTVKWVEFPAGPQLLEALNAGSVDFGMTGDTPPLFSQASGSKLVYVGYEPAKPQAAAILVLKASGIKQLADLKGRRIALQKGSSSHALVLRALDKAGLKWDDIQPAYLAPADARAAFERGAVDAWAIWDPYFAAAEKTGAVRVLASGEGLTSNQTFYLASRDFAQKNKALLDTVFEALTRNSEYIEQHNADAARLLSAYVGLDQATFEQVLARHPDYRVRWLDDKTIAEQQKLADRFASEGLIPHPVTVADIVVRH
- a CDS encoding sulfonate ABC transporter substrate-binding protein, which gives rise to MLRKLFAALAPLVLGLALTTPAQAADQTLRIGYQKYGVFTLLKARGTLEKKLESQGWKVTWTEFPGGPQLLEALNVGAVDFGLTGEAPPVFAQAAGAQLVYVAFEPPAPSAEAILVAKDSPIKSVKDLKGKKVALNKGSNVHYLLVRALEEAGLKPSDIQTVYLPPADARAAFAKGAVDAWVIWDPYLAAAEAQLPVRTLRDGKGLVNNYQFILAARKFITTQPAVAKTLLGELQATDQWANANNAEAAKELSQQIGLPLDVVNATLPRNTMGLQPITPQVAGQQQKIADTFHDLGLIPVAVKVQDALIK
- the ssuE gene encoding NADPH-dependent FMN reductase, which encodes MPVVVTLSGSPSARSRSQGLLNRAAQVLVQQGITIQSFSLADFPADALLYAQFDHPAIARLQDAISSADGVLVSTPVYKAAYSGALKVVLDVLPERALAHHVVLPLATGGSPAHMLAVDYALQPVLTALKARHVLGGIYATDKELTWEGDILQLSPEIDDRLHVALARFIAHLPNPGHVQLDPDTLHAQLRLGKVSL